The genomic window GAGCTGGAAGCGGCCCTGCGCAACGGAAGCATCGATCTGGCCGTCCACTCCCTCAAGGACCTGCCCGTGGAGGACGCGCCCGGCCTGACCATCGGCGCCATCGTGGGGCGGGCCGATGTGCGGGACGTGTTGGTGGCCCGCAACGGCTGGACCCTGGAGACCCTGCCGCCTGGCGCGGTGGTGGGCACCAGCAGCGTGCGCCGACAGGCCCAGCTCCAGGCCTACCGGCCGGATCTCACCTTTCGCACCATCCGGGGCAACGTGGAAACCCGCATCCGCAAAGTCCTCTCCGGCGAATATGACGCCACGGTGCTGGCTGCGGCCGGCCTGCAGCGCCTGGGCCTGGAGGAGGCCATCAGCCAGTGGCTGCCCCTGGAGGTGATGCTGCCGGCCCCGGGGCAGGGGGCCCTGGCCGTGCAATGCCGGGCGGACGATACCCAGACGTTGAACCTGTTGGCCGCCATCGACAACCGGGCAGTCCGGGCGGCAGTAACCGCGGAGCGGGCCTTCCTGCAGGCGCTGGGCGGTGGCTGCGCCGCGCCCGTGGCCGCCTGGGCCCGGCAGGACGACACGGGGCTGCTGCTTATGGACGCGCTGCTGGCTTCCCAGCCTGGGACGTCGGCCCCGGGGAGCAGTCCGGCGGTGGCCCGGGTGCGCGGTCGGGACGCGGACCCCTACGCGCTGGCCCGGCGTCTGGCCGAAGAGGTCCGCCGCCGGCTGGATGCAGCGGCCGCGTCCAGGGGGCGCTCCCCCTTGCAGGGGAAGCGGGTGGTGATCACCCGGGCCGCAGAACAGGCAGGCGAGTTCAGCCAGCGTCTGCGGTCGCTGGGGGCCGTCCCGGTGGAGCTCCCCACCATCCAGATCGTGGCCGTGGATGACCTGGCCCCATTCCGGGAAGCGCTGGAACGGCTGGCGCATTACGACTGGATTCTCTTCACCAGCGCCAATGGGGTTCAAGTTTTTTGGGAACAGGCGACCGTCCTGGGGCGAGAGGCCCTGCTGCGCCCCGAGGGTGCCCGGGTCCGTGTGGCGGCTGTGGGGCCGGCCACGGCCCAGGCCCTGGTCGAGCGGGGCATTCCTGTGGACTTTGTCCCTGCCCGGCACACGGGGGAGGCCCTGGCGGCCACGCTGGAACCGGTGCAGGGGCGTCGGATTCTGCTACCCCGGGCGGCCCAGGGACGTCCAGAAGTGGCCAAGATCTTGCGGGCGCGGGGCGCGCGGGTCGACGACCTGCCCATCTACCAGACCGTGCCGGCCCCCATCGACGAGGCAGGCATCCAGGCCCTGGCCCAGGGGGTGGACGTGATCACCTTCACCAGCGGCTCCACGGCACGCCATTTCGTGGCGGCCCTGCGCCAGGAGTCCGGCCTGGACCTGGCCGCGCTCTGCCGCCAGGCCGTGATTGCCTGCATCGGGCCGGTCACTGCCCAGGTGGTGGGCGAACTGGGGCTGCCCGTGCACGTGGTGGCAGAAGAGCACAGCGTGGACGGCCTCATCCAGGCGCTGGTGGCCTATTTTGAAGAGGAAGGCAAAACATGATTGAAGAAAAGTCATTTCGACTCTCCCCGGGTGCCCAGACGGCGCCCACAGCCGAAGCCGGACGGACGGCGGTCGCGTCCCAGGCGCCGGGGGCCTACAGGGCGCGGCGCCTGCGCACCACCCCGGGGCTGCGGGCCATGGTCCGGGAAACCCACCTCAGCCCGGACGATTTCATTTACCCCCTCTTCGTGACCCACGGCCAGGGCGTGCGTCGTCCTGTGCGCTCCATGCCCGGCGTGGCCCAGCTTTCGGTGGACCAGGCCGTGCGGGAGGCGGAGGCAGTGGCTCGGGAGGGGATCCCGGCGGTACTCCTCTTCGGCATTCCGGCCCACAAGGACCCGGTGGGGGAAGAAAACTTTGCCCCGGACGGCATCGTCCAGCAGGCGGTGCGAGCCATCAAGGCCGCAGTGCCGGAGCTGGTGGTGGTGACCGACGTCTGCCTGTGCGAGTACACCGACCACGGCCACTGCGGCCTGCTCAACCAGGGGGACAGGCCAGAGGCGCGCCCCCATCCCCATCTGGAGGAGGGCTACGTCCTCAACGACGAGACCCTGCCCATCCTGGGCCGGGTGGCCGTCTCCCATGCCGAGGCCGGTGCGGACATCGTCGCGCCCAGCGGCATGATGGACGGCATGGTCCAGGCCCTGCGCCAGGCCCTGGACGAGCACGACTTCAGCCACATCCCCATCATGTCCTACGCGGTGAAGTACGCCTCCTCCTACTACGGCCCGTTCCGGGAAGCGGCCGAAGGTGCGCCCAAGTTCGGCGACCGCCGGACCCATCAGATGGATCCGGCTAACGCGCGGGAAGCCCTGCGGGAGGCAGCGCTGGACGTGGCCGAGGGGGCAGATTTCCTCATGGTCAAGCCGGCCCTGGCCTACCTGGATGTGATCCATCGGCTGCGCACCCATTTCCCCCAGCTGCCCCTGGTGGCCTACAACGTCAGCGGCGAGTACGCCATGGTCAAGGCGGCGGCCGCCAACGGCTGGCTGGATGAGCGCAGCGTGGTGTTGGAGACCCTCACAGGCATCAAGCGGGCCGGCGCCGACCTGATCATCACCTACCACGCCCGGGACGCGGTGAGGTGGCTGTCGGAGGGGGGGATCCACAAATGACGCCACTGCAAAAAGGACATTTTTCAACGCAAAGGCGCAGAGGGCGCAAAGCCGCAGCGAAATGCAGGAGAGAATTGCTCTAATCCGCGTTCATCTGCGCGGGTCAGCGTCCGATTTGACCTTGGCCCATCTTGAATGAACATCTTGAATGAAATCGTATCAGAATGAGGATTTACCATGGCTAAACCCCAGACCCTCGAAGCGATCCGGGAGCGGGAGGCTCCCAACACGCTGGAAGATGTGGATCTGAGCGAGAAGGGACGAAGCGCCACCGGCGAGGTTATTTCCAGCAACCGGCGGCTCTTCATGCAGTTCATGGCCTTCGGCGACTGCAGCGACACCCGGCGCCTGATCACGGCCCTCCAGGCGGAGCGGGTGCAGGGCGTCCTCTACGAGGACGTGAACGACCCCAGGGGCGTGGGGCTGGTCACCTTCAGCGAAACGCCCGACTACTTCGTAGATGAGCTGCGGCGCTTCTTCAACCGGCCACCTTTCAGCCGCCTGACGCCCAAGCCCGAATACACCATGCTGGGGCGCACCTACAGCATCGGCTATGAGCCGGACCTGGACGAGACCCTGATTCGGCGGCCCCTGCGCCG from Litorilinea aerophila includes these protein-coding regions:
- the hemC gene encoding hydroxymethylbilane synthase; the protein is MITLILGTRRSQLARWQTEHVAGLLQVAWPGLVCQVEPFTTRGDQTLDKALPEIGGKGLFTAELEAALRNGSIDLAVHSLKDLPVEDAPGLTIGAIVGRADVRDVLVARNGWTLETLPPGAVVGTSSVRRQAQLQAYRPDLTFRTIRGNVETRIRKVLSGEYDATVLAAAGLQRLGLEEAISQWLPLEVMLPAPGQGALAVQCRADDTQTLNLLAAIDNRAVRAAVTAERAFLQALGGGCAAPVAAWARQDDTGLLLMDALLASQPGTSAPGSSPAVARVRGRDADPYALARRLAEEVRRRLDAAAASRGRSPLQGKRVVITRAAEQAGEFSQRLRSLGAVPVELPTIQIVAVDDLAPFREALERLAHYDWILFTSANGVQVFWEQATVLGREALLRPEGARVRVAAVGPATAQALVERGIPVDFVPARHTGEALAATLEPVQGRRILLPRAAQGRPEVAKILRARGARVDDLPIYQTVPAPIDEAGIQALAQGVDVITFTSGSTARHFVAALRQESGLDLAALCRQAVIACIGPVTAQVVGELGLPVHVVAEEHSVDGLIQALVAYFEEEGKT
- the hemB gene encoding porphobilinogen synthase — translated: MIEEKSFRLSPGAQTAPTAEAGRTAVASQAPGAYRARRLRTTPGLRAMVRETHLSPDDFIYPLFVTHGQGVRRPVRSMPGVAQLSVDQAVREAEAVAREGIPAVLLFGIPAHKDPVGEENFAPDGIVQQAVRAIKAAVPELVVVTDVCLCEYTDHGHCGLLNQGDRPEARPHPHLEEGYVLNDETLPILGRVAVSHAEAGADIVAPSGMMDGMVQALRQALDEHDFSHIPIMSYAVKYASSYYGPFREAAEGAPKFGDRRTHQMDPANAREALREAALDVAEGADFLMVKPALAYLDVIHRLRTHFPQLPLVAYNVSGEYAMVKAAAANGWLDERSVVLETLTGIKRAGADLIITYHARDAVRWLSEGGIHK
- a CDS encoding chlorite dismutase family protein, with the protein product MAKPQTLEAIREREAPNTLEDVDLSEKGRSATGEVISSNRRLFMQFMAFGDCSDTRRLITALQAERVQGVLYEDVNDPRGVGLVTFSETPDYFVDELRRFFNRPPFSRLTPKPEYTMLGRTYSIGYEPDLDETLIRRPLRRLCDPKLPWVIWYPLRRSGSFEQLSPQEQNVILMEHGGIGRAFGRAGLGYDIRLACQGLDKNDNDFVVALLGPELYPLSMIVQRMRKTKQTSLHLAHLGPFFVGRVAWQCELPAFAQAPAATP